The Paucidesulfovibrio longus DSM 6739 region ACCGCGAGCCAGCTGTTGGCCAGGTCCAGCTGCATGGGGTTGTAGTGCACGGCCTGCACGTCCGGCAGGGTGCGCAGCTCGGCCAGCAGACCCTTGGCCCAGACCTCGCTGAGGTCGCCCGGCGGAATGCTGAAGGAAAGGAACGCCGAGGCGGGCAGCGGGTTGTCCTCCTTGAGCCAGTCGAGCGCGCCCTGGCCGGAAAGATCCTTGGAAAGCTCGCGCAGGGCCGTTTCCGGAGTGTACGTCTCCATCTCCTTGAGGTGCTCCATGCCCTGCATGCGCTCCCACTGCGTCCGGACCTCGTCCATGTCCGCGCCCAGCCGCCAGAAGACCTGGAATTCCACGGCGCCCCGATTGCGGATCAGCTCCTCGTTGACGTTGTGCAGCAGCAGCAGAAAAATGCCGGCCAGCACGGCGGCCATGCTCACGGCCAGGACGGTGAACAGCTGCGCCCAGGGG contains the following coding sequences:
- a CDS encoding cell division protein FtsX — encoded protein: MIFRAIKLTYRGVRDMFQHPWAQLFTVLAVSMAAVLAGIFLLLLHNVNEELIRNRGAVEFQVFWRLGADMDEVRTQWERMQGMEHLKEMETYTPETALRELSKDLSGQGALDWLKEDNPLPASAFLSFSIPPGDLSEVWAKGLLAELRTLPDVQAVHYNPMQLDLANSWLAVSRSVIWPVMGFLGLVVAMVVGNTVKLAMLTRKDEIEILSLVGAHPWYIRAPLLASGAVTGLASSGLALGLLRLLHLRLEHVLDFPPVFVVISFLPTQQCLLLTGVVTLVCVAGSWVAVRR